In Pseudobdellovibrionaceae bacterium, the following proteins share a genomic window:
- a CDS encoding pyruvate, phosphate dikinase translates to MEVREDKGLSKSNTQFVLPKKFVYFFASNQSEGNAGMKNALGGKGANLAEMTSLGLPVPPGFTISTEICQAFYESGQKLPEQVKASVQEAMTRVEKELGKRFGDNANPLLVSVRSGARASMPGMMDTILNLGLNDEAVEGLANQAGNARFAWDSYRRFLQMYSDVVMGMNSSYLEVTMEDLKDSKGYKNDTDMTVDDLKTLVAKFKKQIIETTSQPFPMDPLEQLWGAISAVFRSWNTPRAKTYREIHGIPGSWGTAVNVQSMVFGNMGDDSATGVAFTRNPSTGERAYYGEFLINAQGEDVVAGIRTPQPISKAEAVGTGLVSLEEAMPGPYKELTEVFEKLEQHYRDMQDIEFTIERGHLWMLQTRTGKRTGRAALRIACEMMDEKLIDGTEAMLRLDPMSLDQLLHPTLDPKAEKTLLTKGLPASPGGAVGKIVFSSEDAVKAHADGQKVILVRVETSPEDIEGMVSAQGILTSRGGMTSHAAVVARGMGKCCVAGAGEVDVDYRKKEMRVQGYVLSEGDVITLDGSTGELFLGEVKMLPPTLDENFERIMKLADENRRLGVRTNADTPPDAATARRFGAEGIGLCRTEHMFFGADRIDVVREMIMADSRPERQAALDNLLPMQQEDFRGLFEEMDGLPVTIRLLDPPLHEFLPHSDEEMVDLAKRLGWEPERLRTKVRSLSEMNPMLGHRGCRLAISYPEIYQMQARAIALAVVDAIKAGKKVLPEIMIPLVATQGELAVLRKDVEDVVAEVQRSTSQEFPYMIGTMIELPRAAVTADEIAHSADFFSFGTNDLTQTTLGLSRDDSGKFLATYVSEGLLPADPFASLDVGGVGKLVQKGVELGRQTRPDIKLGICGEHGGDPASIEFFHNVGLHYVSCSPYRVPIARLAAAQAALKQRKVEH, encoded by the coding sequence ATGGAAGTGCGGGAGGATAAGGGTTTGTCCAAATCAAATACCCAGTTCGTATTACCTAAGAAGTTTGTTTACTTCTTCGCGTCCAACCAGTCCGAGGGCAACGCCGGAATGAAGAACGCCCTGGGAGGCAAGGGCGCCAACCTTGCAGAGATGACCTCCCTTGGCTTGCCGGTACCCCCAGGGTTCACTATTTCGACTGAAATCTGCCAGGCCTTTTATGAATCCGGACAAAAACTGCCTGAACAGGTGAAAGCCTCTGTGCAAGAGGCGATGACCCGAGTTGAAAAAGAACTGGGGAAAAGGTTTGGCGATAATGCCAATCCCTTATTGGTGAGTGTACGCTCAGGAGCCCGCGCCAGCATGCCAGGCATGATGGACACCATCTTGAACCTGGGCCTGAACGATGAGGCCGTTGAAGGCTTAGCCAATCAGGCTGGTAATGCCCGCTTCGCGTGGGATTCCTATCGTCGTTTTCTGCAGATGTATTCAGATGTGGTTATGGGCATGAACTCTTCCTATCTGGAAGTGACCATGGAGGACCTTAAAGACTCCAAGGGGTACAAAAATGACACTGACATGACGGTCGATGATTTGAAAACCCTGGTGGCAAAATTTAAAAAGCAAATCATTGAGACCACAAGTCAGCCTTTTCCCATGGACCCTCTTGAACAACTGTGGGGAGCTATATCAGCGGTGTTTCGTTCCTGGAACACGCCACGGGCCAAGACCTATCGTGAAATTCACGGCATTCCGGGTTCGTGGGGTACTGCGGTCAATGTTCAGTCCATGGTATTTGGCAACATGGGAGATGATTCGGCCACGGGTGTGGCCTTTACCCGCAACCCTTCGACGGGCGAACGGGCTTACTACGGAGAATTCCTAATCAATGCTCAAGGTGAGGACGTGGTCGCGGGCATTCGCACTCCTCAGCCGATTTCAAAAGCCGAAGCGGTAGGAACAGGGTTGGTTTCCCTCGAAGAGGCCATGCCAGGGCCTTATAAAGAGCTGACCGAAGTCTTTGAGAAACTGGAACAACACTATCGTGATATGCAGGACATTGAATTTACGATTGAGCGGGGGCATCTGTGGATGCTGCAGACCCGCACTGGAAAGCGTACTGGGCGAGCTGCTTTGCGGATCGCCTGTGAAATGATGGATGAAAAACTTATTGATGGTACAGAGGCCATGTTGCGCCTCGATCCGATGAGTCTTGATCAACTTCTCCATCCCACGTTGGACCCAAAGGCTGAAAAGACCCTATTAACCAAGGGGCTTCCGGCCAGCCCTGGCGGGGCCGTTGGCAAGATTGTTTTTTCATCTGAAGATGCGGTCAAGGCCCATGCCGATGGACAGAAGGTCATTTTGGTGCGCGTGGAAACTTCACCGGAAGATATCGAAGGCATGGTTTCGGCCCAGGGGATTTTAACTTCGCGAGGTGGAATGACCTCCCATGCGGCGGTGGTCGCCCGAGGAATGGGTAAGTGCTGTGTGGCCGGTGCTGGCGAAGTAGATGTGGATTACCGCAAAAAAGAGATGCGGGTCCAAGGTTATGTCCTCAGCGAAGGTGACGTGATCACCCTTGATGGCTCAACAGGTGAGTTGTTTTTGGGCGAAGTCAAAATGCTTCCTCCTACTTTGGATGAGAACTTTGAACGCATCATGAAACTGGCCGATGAAAACCGTCGCCTTGGTGTGCGGACCAATGCCGACACCCCTCCCGATGCTGCTACCGCTCGTCGCTTTGGCGCGGAGGGAATTGGCCTGTGCCGAACCGAGCATATGTTCTTTGGCGCAGATCGAATTGATGTGGTGAGAGAAATGATTATGGCCGACTCCCGTCCTGAGCGGCAGGCGGCCCTGGACAATCTTCTGCCCATGCAACAGGAGGACTTCCGAGGTTTGTTCGAGGAAATGGACGGACTCCCAGTGACCATCCGTCTTTTGGATCCTCCCCTCCACGAGTTTCTGCCTCACTCGGATGAGGAAATGGTGGACCTTGCCAAACGCCTGGGTTGGGAGCCTGAACGGCTCCGCACCAAAGTCAGAAGCCTGAGTGAAATGAACCCCATGTTGGGTCATCGTGGCTGTCGTTTGGCCATTAGCTATCCTGAAATCTATCAAATGCAGGCCAGGGCCATTGCTTTGGCGGTTGTTGATGCCATCAAGGCGGGCAAAAAGGTGCTCCCCGAAATCATGATTCCCCTGGTGGCGACGCAAGGGGAATTGGCGGTTTTGCGCAAAGATGTGGAAGATGTGGTGGCGGAAGTACAAAGGTCTACGAGTCAAGAATTTCCTTACATGATCGGCACCATGATCGAATTGCCGCGGGCGGCAGTAACGGCCGACGAAATTGCCCATTCTGCTGATTTTTTCAGCTTTGGCACCAATGACCTGACGCAAACAACTTTGGGCCTCTCCCGGGATGATTCGGGAAAGTTTTTGGCTACTTACGTTTCTGAAGGGCTTTTGCCAGCCGATCCCTTTGCCAGTTTGGATGTGGGGGGAGTGGGAAAATTGGTGCAAAAAGGTGTTGAATTGGGGCGCCAAACCAGACCAGATATTAAGTTGGGAATTTGCGGTGAACATGGAGGAGACCCGGCCAGCATTGAGTTCTTTCACAATGTTGGATTGCATTACGTGAGTTGTTCCCCTTATCGCGTTCCTATTGCTCGATTGGCGGCAGCGCAGGCGGCCTTGAAACAACGGAAGGTTGAACATTGA
- a CDS encoding LysM peptidoglycan-binding domain-containing protein, with protein sequence MIQLRIVLASMIVLGLTACGHLRTAPDGSRVSTLEGDEDQEKIQQIEGANDELSASPAEQNNIPIEVNKQVQKWVDYFQGRGRKHMQRYLERSSRYLPMMKRELQDAGLPTDLVYVALIESGFNSSANSRAAAVGYWQFIRGTGKVYGLQIDAFVDERRDPVLSTRAAARYFKALHNLFGNWYLALASYNTGENRVKRAVMKYYTRDFWKLAKRRRLHRETINYVPKFIAATLIAKNPEVYGFRDVDYQPELAYDEIQIDKPISLQKLSSGMSGVSYEEMRKLNPMYRTYFIPVPQGKKVTLRVPVGMKDRAFAAVDMSYSAPPKYVATEFRYRVRRGDTLSGIAKRHRTSVGTLRRMNRLGRRSFIRVGQRLRVPERQNMEHLKYEQTNPSVTRRIAAQRRVRHHQVKRGENLSLIARKYRTSVAALRDLNQLNRRSMIRVGQKLVVSDSKGQVHVVRRGDTLSGIARRYSTSITQLAQANQLTNRSHIMIGSELIIPQ encoded by the coding sequence ATGATTCAACTGCGAATCGTATTAGCATCAATGATTGTACTTGGTCTGACGGCTTGTGGACACTTGCGTACGGCTCCCGATGGAAGTCGAGTCTCGACTCTTGAGGGAGATGAAGATCAGGAAAAGATTCAGCAGATTGAAGGTGCCAACGATGAGCTGTCGGCCTCTCCAGCAGAGCAGAACAACATTCCCATTGAAGTGAATAAGCAGGTTCAAAAGTGGGTTGATTACTTCCAGGGGCGTGGTCGTAAACATATGCAACGCTACCTGGAGAGGTCATCCCGCTATTTGCCGATGATGAAGCGCGAGTTACAAGATGCAGGTTTACCAACTGATCTAGTTTATGTGGCTCTGATTGAATCTGGATTTAACTCCAGCGCGAACAGTCGTGCGGCCGCGGTTGGGTATTGGCAGTTTATACGTGGTACAGGCAAGGTCTATGGACTGCAAATCGATGCCTTTGTCGATGAGCGTAGGGACCCAGTCCTGTCGACTCGCGCAGCGGCACGCTATTTCAAGGCTCTGCACAACCTTTTCGGCAATTGGTACCTGGCCTTGGCCTCTTACAACACGGGTGAAAACCGAGTGAAGCGGGCGGTAATGAAGTATTACACTCGCGATTTCTGGAAACTGGCCAAGAGACGTCGCCTTCATCGGGAGACGATTAATTATGTGCCTAAGTTTATAGCCGCGACCTTGATCGCCAAAAACCCTGAGGTCTATGGCTTTCGTGATGTCGACTATCAGCCCGAACTTGCTTATGACGAGATTCAAATCGATAAGCCGATTAGTCTACAAAAATTGTCGAGTGGCATGAGTGGGGTGAGCTATGAGGAAATGCGTAAGCTCAATCCGATGTATCGCACTTATTTCATCCCCGTCCCTCAGGGCAAGAAAGTGACCTTGCGTGTACCCGTGGGTATGAAGGATAGGGCTTTTGCGGCTGTCGATATGTCCTATTCGGCTCCGCCCAAGTATGTGGCCACAGAATTCCGTTACCGGGTTCGACGCGGGGACACACTTTCGGGAATTGCCAAGCGCCATCGTACATCAGTGGGAACTCTTCGTCGCATGAATAGGCTTGGTCGTCGTTCATTTATTCGAGTGGGTCAGCGTCTGCGGGTTCCAGAGCGGCAAAATATGGAGCATCTCAAGTACGAACAGACCAACCCTTCAGTGACAAGACGAATTGCTGCCCAAAGAAGGGTCCGACATCATCAGGTGAAGCGGGGGGAGAATTTGAGTCTTATTGCCCGCAAGTACCGCACTTCGGTGGCCGCCCTTCGCGACCTCAATCAACTTAATCGTCGTTCCATGATTCGGGTTGGGCAGAAGTTGGTGGTGAGTGACTCCAAGGGACAGGTTCATGTGGTTCGTCGTGGGGACACTCTTTCGGGGATTGCCCGCCGTTACTCGACAAGTATCACCCAGCTGGCTCAAGCCAATCAGTTGACCAATCGGTCGCATATCATGATTGGTAGCGAATTGATTATTCCCCAATAA
- a CDS encoding Mrp/NBP35 family ATP-binding protein, translated as MAQNPFEQQAPIPGIRHIIAVGSGKGGVGKSTVAVNLALALGRDHKVGLLDADLYGPSIPRMLGALNQKPEMTEAGKIAPLVRHGLKLMSIGFLVDENQALIWRGPMLFKAMDQFFRDVNWGDLDYLVIDLPPGTGDVVLTMAQKVPVNGAITVCTPQNLAFADAKKALDLYDKVNVPQLGVVENMAYMLDPESGRKIQMFPKGEMDSYLDAKGIPKLGEVPFHSDVARSSEAGIPIVVSHPDSPEAQSFIAMAAKIQEELPPA; from the coding sequence ATGGCTCAAAACCCCTTTGAACAGCAGGCACCCATCCCTGGAATTCGCCACATCATTGCCGTGGGCTCAGGAAAGGGCGGGGTGGGAAAGAGCACTGTCGCCGTCAACCTTGCCTTGGCTCTTGGTCGCGACCACAAGGTCGGTCTATTGGATGCGGACCTCTATGGCCCAAGCATTCCCCGTATGTTGGGTGCCCTCAATCAAAAACCTGAGATGACGGAAGCAGGCAAAATTGCCCCCTTGGTTCGTCACGGACTCAAACTCATGAGCATAGGTTTTTTGGTGGATGAAAACCAGGCTCTCATTTGGCGCGGCCCTATGCTCTTCAAAGCCATGGATCAGTTTTTCCGCGACGTAAACTGGGGTGACCTCGACTACCTAGTAATTGACCTTCCCCCAGGAACTGGAGACGTGGTCTTAACTATGGCACAAAAGGTTCCCGTGAATGGAGCCATCACGGTGTGCACTCCACAAAACCTGGCCTTTGCTGATGCGAAAAAGGCGCTTGATCTTTATGACAAGGTCAATGTTCCTCAACTTGGTGTTGTGGAAAATATGGCCTACATGCTCGATCCAGAAAGCGGTCGCAAGATTCAAATGTTTCCCAAGGGCGAAATGGATTCATATCTAGACGCCAAGGGAATTCCAAAACTAGGTGAGGTCCCCTTTCATAGCGATGTAGCGCGAAGTTCGGAGGCCGGAATCCCAATTGTAGTCAGTCACCCCGACTCTCCGGAGGCCCAATCTTTCATTGCTATGGCCGCGAAAATTCAGGAAGAATTGCCTCCCGCCTAA
- a CDS encoding glycine--tRNA ligase, with the protein MQTKYLQDLATLVSLCKRRGFIFQSSEIYGGLNSCWDYGPLGANLKLNVKLAWYRAMTRREDIVGLDAAILMHPTVWKASGHVDGFSDPLCDCKKCKNRFREDTAMVDGKVVCPRCGSTEVTESRQFNLMFKTHMGPVEEDSNVVYLRPETAQGIFVNFENVANSMRKKIPFGIAQIGKSFRNEITPGNFTFRTREFEQMEMQFFVKPGTDEEWFETWKKIRWDFYLHMGIRENKLRYSEHGPDELAHYAKAAFDVQYEFPFGWQELEGVHNRSDFDLSQHQKFSSKKLEYFDEAAKEKYIPYVIETAVGCDRLCLAILCDAYREEVTTDENGKEDVRVVMGFKPAFAPVKVAVLPLSRKEPLTKMASGLRDQLAQEWDVEYDETASIGKRYRRQDEIGTPLCVTVDFESAEDESVTVRHRDSMTQDRVKISGLKAYIAEKLMNF; encoded by the coding sequence ATGCAGACCAAATATTTGCAAGATCTGGCGACACTTGTTTCCTTGTGTAAACGCCGTGGTTTCATTTTCCAATCCAGTGAAATTTACGGTGGTCTTAACTCCTGTTGGGATTATGGTCCCCTAGGGGCCAATCTCAAATTGAACGTCAAGCTTGCCTGGTATCGGGCCATGACCAGACGGGAAGACATTGTCGGTCTGGATGCTGCTATTCTTATGCACCCTACGGTGTGGAAGGCCAGCGGACACGTAGATGGGTTTTCCGATCCTCTGTGTGATTGCAAAAAGTGTAAGAACCGCTTTCGCGAGGACACGGCGATGGTCGATGGCAAGGTGGTATGCCCTCGTTGTGGCTCCACTGAGGTGACCGAGTCTCGCCAGTTCAATCTCATGTTTAAAACCCATATGGGCCCGGTGGAGGAGGACAGCAACGTGGTTTATCTACGTCCCGAAACCGCCCAGGGCATCTTTGTGAATTTTGAAAATGTGGCCAATTCCATGCGCAAAAAGATTCCCTTTGGCATTGCCCAGATCGGGAAGTCCTTCCGCAATGAAATCACCCCGGGCAACTTCACATTCCGCACCCGGGAATTTGAACAAATGGAAATGCAGTTCTTCGTTAAGCCTGGTACTGACGAGGAGTGGTTTGAAACCTGGAAGAAAATCCGTTGGGATTTTTACCTCCATATGGGAATTCGCGAGAACAAGCTGCGCTACTCTGAGCACGGTCCTGACGAATTGGCCCACTACGCAAAAGCGGCCTTTGATGTGCAGTATGAATTTCCTTTTGGCTGGCAGGAGCTAGAAGGTGTGCACAACCGCAGTGACTTTGATTTGAGTCAGCACCAGAAATTCAGCAGCAAAAAACTTGAGTACTTCGACGAAGCGGCCAAGGAAAAGTACATCCCTTACGTTATTGAAACAGCCGTTGGTTGTGATCGCCTGTGTTTGGCGATCCTCTGTGACGCCTACCGAGAAGAGGTCACCACTGATGAGAATGGCAAAGAAGACGTGCGAGTGGTGATGGGTTTTAAGCCCGCATTCGCACCGGTCAAAGTGGCAGTTCTCCCTCTTTCGCGCAAAGAGCCTCTGACCAAGATGGCCAGTGGTCTGCGCGATCAGTTGGCTCAGGAATGGGATGTGGAGTACGATGAGACCGCCAGTATCGGTAAGCGCTACCGTCGGCAGGACGAAATCGGCACACCTCTGTGCGTGACGGTTGACTTTGAAAGTGCGGAAGACGAATCAGTCACGGTTCGTCATCGTGACAGCATGACTCAGGATCGGGTCAAGATTTCAGGATTAAAGGCTTATATTGCAGAAAAACTAATGAATTTTTGA
- a CDS encoding protein BatD yields the protein MGKIGKFIGLLGFMLFASLGRANEVEVVATVDRNVMEEGDTFILAVSVTSGSSVTVEDPRLPSFKNMDLINSWSASETRSSFSNGKFNVEQTRTFNYMLAPNRTGQFRIDPVEVVVNGQAYNTRAIDVTVKKAGATPGLPRAQRPQGNPNQPLEELDDLFSQLLRRRNNPGFKAQPTNPNESFFLQVDVDKTTVFAGEQVTASWFLYTRGHIRDIDTLKYPSLNGFWKEEIDLATRLDFQQEVINGIVYRKALLASYALFPIKPGKAKIDSYKAKCTVITDSAFGFGRPYVYTKSSKPVSIEVLPIPKENRPADFSGAVGQFSVSSSLSESSVAVNQPVTLKVRFDGRGNGKLIDLPPLDLPPSIEIYDTKKESKFFKNGQSYKEFEVLLIPREAGEIKIPSMSVSLFDPKSAKFYSKQTTEMTLTVTPATGQQAISSTPLSVEGQVVAKQKADALPDLALGWEASSWRLPIPQVAFWPVVYLGVFLLLFWWAALQFGLFQKGKDIARIIKLRSDRIHKMADKGEWRAVGVEGTNLIYFILGEVSEQGGGGGELEKLLLQAPPSVRREMEEPVRKLMASLEALGFAPEEMIGELKEKKSLQKVASNTTKIVEHILSLSVASSEDLENSGGRSEA from the coding sequence ATGGGAAAGATTGGTAAATTCATAGGTCTCCTTGGTTTCATGTTATTCGCTAGTCTTGGACGGGCTAATGAAGTGGAAGTGGTCGCCACCGTGGACCGCAATGTCATGGAGGAGGGCGACACCTTCATCCTGGCCGTATCCGTTACTAGTGGTTCCAGTGTGACGGTGGAAGACCCGAGATTGCCCTCTTTTAAAAATATGGATTTGATCAATTCGTGGTCGGCGTCGGAGACCAGAAGCAGTTTTTCCAATGGTAAGTTCAATGTTGAGCAGACCAGAACCTTCAACTATATGCTGGCCCCCAACCGAACGGGCCAATTCCGCATCGATCCTGTAGAGGTGGTGGTCAACGGTCAGGCCTACAATACGAGAGCCATCGATGTGACTGTCAAAAAGGCGGGGGCGACTCCAGGACTGCCGAGAGCCCAGAGGCCCCAGGGGAACCCTAACCAACCCTTGGAGGAGCTGGATGATTTGTTTTCTCAACTCCTGAGGCGACGCAATAATCCCGGATTTAAAGCTCAGCCGACGAACCCTAATGAGTCCTTTTTTCTTCAGGTTGATGTGGACAAGACCACGGTCTTTGCTGGGGAGCAGGTGACGGCATCGTGGTTTCTCTATACTCGCGGCCACATTCGTGACATCGATACCCTCAAATACCCAAGTCTGAATGGATTTTGGAAAGAGGAAATTGATCTTGCCACTCGGTTAGATTTTCAGCAGGAAGTGATCAATGGAATTGTCTATCGTAAGGCTCTTTTGGCATCCTATGCCCTGTTTCCCATCAAGCCTGGCAAGGCAAAAATTGACTCCTATAAGGCAAAATGTACGGTGATCACTGACTCGGCCTTTGGATTTGGCCGCCCTTATGTTTACACTAAATCCAGTAAACCGGTCTCTATTGAAGTTCTACCCATTCCCAAAGAGAACAGGCCTGCTGACTTCAGTGGCGCAGTTGGCCAGTTTAGTGTGTCTTCGAGTCTGTCAGAAAGTTCCGTCGCAGTAAACCAACCGGTCACTCTTAAGGTTCGCTTTGATGGACGAGGGAACGGCAAGCTCATAGACCTTCCCCCTTTGGATCTGCCTCCGTCGATTGAGATCTACGACACCAAGAAGGAATCAAAGTTCTTCAAGAATGGACAGAGCTATAAGGAGTTTGAAGTTCTATTGATTCCTCGAGAGGCAGGTGAAATCAAGATACCTTCTATGAGCGTGAGTCTATTCGACCCAAAATCAGCTAAGTTTTATAGCAAGCAAACGACGGAAATGACTTTGACGGTAACTCCTGCTACCGGCCAACAGGCAATTAGCTCCACTCCGTTAAGTGTCGAGGGACAGGTGGTTGCAAAACAAAAAGCCGATGCTCTCCCAGATCTGGCTCTGGGATGGGAAGCCTCAAGTTGGCGACTGCCGATTCCTCAGGTTGCGTTTTGGCCAGTCGTGTATTTGGGAGTTTTTCTGTTACTATTTTGGTGGGCGGCCTTGCAATTTGGACTCTTTCAGAAAGGCAAGGACATTGCCCGAATCATTAAGCTTCGTTCCGATCGCATTCACAAGATGGCAGACAAGGGAGAGTGGAGAGCTGTTGGCGTGGAAGGGACTAATTTAATTTACTTCATTTTAGGAGAAGTCTCCGAGCAGGGAGGAGGGGGGGGGGAACTGGAAAAACTTCTCCTTCAAGCACCACCGAGCGTTCGCCGAGAAATGGAAGAGCCCGTGCGCAAACTCATGGCGTCCCTTGAGGCTCTGGGATTTGCCCCGGAGGAAATGATTGGTGAACTAAAAGAGAAAAAGAGTCTGCAGAAAGTTGCATCTAACACCACCAAGATTGTGGAACACATCCTGAGCCTAAGTGTGGCATCAAGTGAGGATTTGGAGAACTCGGGGGGGCGGAGTGAGGCTTAG
- a CDS encoding transglycosylase SLT domain-containing protein, with amino-acid sequence MRLRLCLLALLAALVFEGIAQGQSNLRPLTLTSDLDLPTSRWIYDKAPLSKKSTKVVRLLRQLKEEEEKEAGKKCLDTVAALNRQAKSFRPWLVVTELRCAVMVAKGKERRYLTLVQALAKVDSNSSWLLHGPQVPSLREAYVEALMNLLKKELKANRRQAWKTIDRLNKIKGWLNKSQVGELYRYAGELAFIQQNLSLALDYYTRSFDVDPLSSVQKRLDSLKASLAKGKPGPPEPTVEVSPADVLEASGEENELYERIKTALGAGDLVAAVEDSVKLMEEFPGGRRSDWASDRVFEILSNLLSKSDSKYRLLKERVMDPMLKVAPGRQGEWARRLFYSGYYLESLQLAEAAFSQQKGRDAANPLLTAGQSAVYLGDYKRAGKHFEKLVQQHGGTEEAAEGLFRLGMVYLRQQKYSAGVAAFERLLALPQGSKWELQSRYWMWRGLEKTSVERAKEEGVKLIERYPLTYYGLRARAEQNGGQLEFPKDSKGPIKVDLWLTESESLAWERLQIFLKAGWLDEAQAEVSQLPPPQTAEEKVVYARLYGLAFDHFKAIALVNEAWDQDTETQRPAIYPISYPREFVGLIKKNADKEKLDANLVLALIKQESSFRPKALSPAQAAGLMQIVPITARDSAQYLKWKKRMKLPEDLFSPELNIYFGTSYLKRMVRAFDKHVPLALAAYNLGIGRLRKWLSNREDLNKLSETGSDDPFDGLWIDELPWVETSYYVKAVMRNYLIYQTLESGKVELGNPLWRNAAE; translated from the coding sequence GTGAGGCTTAGGCTGTGTTTGTTAGCCCTACTGGCCGCTTTGGTTTTCGAGGGAATTGCCCAGGGTCAGTCCAATTTGCGGCCCCTGACCTTAACGAGCGACTTGGATCTTCCCACTTCACGATGGATTTACGATAAGGCGCCCTTGTCTAAAAAGTCGACTAAGGTCGTTCGCCTTCTGCGGCAACTTAAGGAAGAGGAAGAAAAGGAGGCCGGGAAAAAATGTCTTGATACAGTTGCGGCCCTCAATAGGCAGGCCAAGAGTTTTCGTCCTTGGCTGGTGGTGACGGAATTGCGATGTGCGGTGATGGTGGCCAAGGGTAAAGAGAGGCGTTATCTGACTTTGGTTCAAGCTTTGGCAAAGGTGGACAGTAATTCCAGTTGGCTATTACATGGTCCGCAGGTCCCATCTTTGCGGGAAGCCTACGTTGAGGCGCTGATGAACCTACTCAAGAAGGAGCTAAAAGCTAATCGGCGCCAAGCCTGGAAGACGATTGATCGCCTCAATAAAATCAAGGGATGGCTCAACAAGTCCCAGGTGGGGGAACTCTATAGATACGCAGGAGAGTTAGCCTTTATACAGCAAAATCTTTCCCTGGCGCTGGACTATTACACTCGCAGTTTTGATGTTGATCCCTTGAGTTCAGTGCAAAAGCGTTTGGACTCCCTGAAGGCCTCACTTGCCAAAGGGAAACCTGGTCCTCCGGAGCCCACAGTCGAGGTTTCACCAGCCGATGTCCTAGAGGCTTCCGGAGAAGAAAACGAGCTCTATGAACGAATCAAGACTGCTTTGGGGGCTGGAGATTTGGTGGCGGCGGTCGAAGATTCAGTGAAGTTGATGGAGGAGTTCCCCGGTGGTCGGAGGTCAGATTGGGCCAGTGATCGCGTGTTTGAGATTCTTTCCAATTTACTTTCCAAGAGTGATTCAAAGTATCGATTGCTTAAAGAAAGAGTTATGGATCCCATGCTCAAGGTGGCCCCTGGCCGTCAAGGCGAGTGGGCGAGGCGGCTTTTTTACTCTGGTTATTATTTGGAAAGTCTGCAGTTGGCTGAAGCTGCCTTTTCACAACAGAAAGGTCGGGACGCGGCAAACCCTTTGTTAACCGCAGGGCAGTCAGCGGTTTATCTCGGTGACTACAAAAGGGCGGGAAAGCATTTTGAAAAACTCGTCCAACAGCATGGGGGAACCGAAGAGGCCGCGGAGGGTTTGTTCCGCCTCGGTATGGTTTATTTGAGGCAGCAGAAGTATTCGGCAGGAGTGGCCGCTTTCGAAAGGCTATTGGCACTTCCGCAAGGATCCAAGTGGGAGCTTCAATCCCGCTATTGGATGTGGCGAGGGCTTGAAAAGACAAGCGTGGAAAGAGCAAAGGAAGAAGGGGTAAAGCTGATCGAGCGCTATCCCTTGACCTACTATGGTTTGCGGGCAAGGGCCGAACAGAATGGAGGTCAGCTGGAGTTTCCTAAGGATAGTAAGGGTCCCATTAAGGTGGACCTGTGGCTTACCGAAAGCGAAAGTCTGGCGTGGGAAAGGCTACAGATTTTTCTTAAGGCCGGATGGCTGGATGAGGCGCAGGCGGAAGTGTCTCAGTTGCCTCCGCCGCAAACAGCTGAGGAAAAGGTGGTTTACGCCCGGCTCTATGGACTGGCCTTTGACCACTTTAAAGCAATCGCCCTGGTCAATGAGGCCTGGGATCAGGACACTGAGACTCAGCGTCCCGCCATCTATCCCATCTCCTATCCACGGGAATTTGTCGGCCTGATCAAGAAGAATGCAGACAAAGAGAAGTTGGATGCCAACTTGGTGTTGGCCCTGATTAAGCAGGAAAGTTCTTTCAGGCCAAAGGCCTTGAGTCCTGCTCAGGCGGCAGGGCTCATGCAAATTGTGCCGATCACCGCTCGGGATTCGGCACAGTACTTAAAGTGGAAAAAGAGGATGAAGTTGCCTGAAGACCTGTTTAGCCCTGAGTTGAATATTTATTTTGGCACCAGCTACCTGAAGCGCATGGTTCGTGCTTTTGACAAACATGTGCCCCTCGCCTTGGCAGCCTACAATCTGGGGATTGGACGCTTGCGGAAATGGCTGTCCAACCGTGAGGACTTGAACAAACTCTCAGAAACCGGCTCCGATGACCCATTTGATGGTCTATGGATCGACGAGTTGCCTTGGGTTGAAACCAGTTATTACGTAAAAGCAGTCATGAGGAACTATCTCATTTATCAGACCCTAGAAAGTGGCAAAGTCGAACTGGGAAATCCTCTCTGGCGTAATGCCGCCGAATGA